From a region of the Oncorhynchus mykiss isolate Arlee chromosome 32, USDA_OmykA_1.1, whole genome shotgun sequence genome:
- the rbm48 gene encoding RNA-binding protein 48: protein MAGFTNSSCWSTPEVYKHHEQQKICPSRPKYREGRRPKAVKVYTINLESRYLMLQGVPAIGVMTELIELSALYGAVEEYRVLDEYPAEQFTEVYLIKFQKLTSARAAKRHMDEKSFFGGLLHVCYAPEYETVEDTRLKLQDRRRYVNRTTQNKTKEQDHGDEECKKPMSSDTVATTARTSSGDDQRSSDASNKGETSSTSQGHYLGFPLLPLPPQEFLPYRHAPSYDRLYSYQANQCRTIPTEDKMGSLHNSINTQQQLEPNISSVPSSSGGDRGIVKRLSKNPPLAAPPRFVPRTTHLENRKRKIVETNKDSLFGFVDKNEILIGPKLPDRPKMDMADESLNITANMIRNTLKKVASVPEVKPTEKKTKSAKPRRRI from the exons ATGGCAGGATTTACCAACAGCTCGTGTTGGAGCACTCCAGAGGTTTATAAACATCATGAGCAGCAAAAGATTTGCCCCTCACGACCGAAGTATAGAGAAGGGAGGAGACCTAAAGCAGTCAAG GTGTACACCATCAACTTGGAGTCTCGTTACCTGATGTTGCAAGGAGTCCCAGCCATCGGGGTGATGACAGAACTGATCGAGCTCTCTGCGCTGTACGGGGCTGTGGAGGAGTACAGGGTGCTGGATGAGTACCCTGCAGAGCAATTCACAGAGGTCTACCTCATCAAGTTCCAGAAACTCACCAGTGCAAG GGCGGCCAAACGGCACATGGATGAGAAGAGTTTCTTTGGAGGTTTACTACATGTGTGCTATGCCCCAGAGTATGAGACGGTGGAGGACACCAGACTAAAGCTGCAAGACAGGAGACGATATGTGAACAGGACGACTCAAAATAAAA CAAAGGAACAGGACCACGGGGATGAAGAGTGCAAAAAGCCCATGTCTTCAGATACAGTTGCTACCACAGCCAGGACTTCCTCAGGTGATGATCAGAGATCCAGTGATGCTAGCAATAAGGGAGAGACTTCGAGTACCAGCCAAGGCCATTATTTAGGATTTCCCTTATTGCCTTTACCCCCACAGGAGTTTCTTCCTTACAGACATGCCCCATCTTATGATCGGTTGTATAGTTATCAGGCAAACCAATGCAGGACTATTCCAACAGAGGACAAAATGGGGTCATTGCATAATTCCATAAATACTCAACAGCAGCTGGAACCCAACATAAGCAGTGTTCCCTCCTCTTCTGGGGGAGACAGAGGAATAGTGAAAAGACTGAGTAAGAATCCACCCCTTGCAGCACCCCCAAGATTCGTACCGAGGACCACCCATTTGGAGAACAGAAAACGGAAAATAGTAGAAACTAATAAAGACTCACTTTTTGGCTTTGTGGACAAAAATGAAATCCTCATTGGACCAAAACTACCAGACCGGCCTAAGATGGATATGGCGGACGAGTCATTGAACATAACAGCCAacatgatcagaaatacattgaaAAAG GTTGCATCAGTTCCTGAAGTCAAGCCAACAGAGAAGAAGACAAAGTCAGCAAAGCCTCGGAGGAGAATCTAA